The Paraburkholderia sp. ZP32-5 genome includes a window with the following:
- a CDS encoding GNAT family N-acetyltransferase, giving the protein MFDPTEAPSPFHLRTASMDDFEFAEALTRNNMGGYYRRHHLVWRGDLFLGSWRESENFILEIDGVPMGVLRITEEGDSLHIRDVQIAEGYRRLGAGTFLLDISHQWARERGLSELQLRVFVDNPAARLYQRKGYKLAGPRLAQLGAIRHLARRV; this is encoded by the coding sequence ATGTTCGATCCCACCGAAGCCCCGTCACCGTTTCATCTGCGCACGGCCAGCATGGATGATTTCGAGTTTGCCGAGGCACTGACGCGCAACAACATGGGCGGCTACTATCGTCGGCATCATCTGGTCTGGCGCGGTGATCTGTTTCTCGGCAGCTGGCGCGAGTCGGAGAATTTCATTCTCGAAATCGACGGTGTGCCGATGGGCGTGCTGCGTATCACCGAAGAGGGTGACTCGCTGCATATCCGCGATGTGCAGATTGCCGAGGGTTATCGACGGCTCGGCGCCGGTACATTTCTGCTCGACATCTCGCATCAATGGGCACGCGAGCGTGGGCTGAGCGAGTTGCAGTTGCGCGTGTTTGTCGATAATCCCGCGGCGCGGTTGTATCAGCGCAAGGGATACAAGCTGGCCGGGCCAAGGCTCGCGCAGCTAGGCGCGATTCGTCATCTTGCGCGGCGGGTTTGA
- the gltX gene encoding glutamate--tRNA ligase: MTTSVRTRFAPSPTGFIHLGNIRSALYPWAFARKMKGTFVLRVEDTDVERSTSESVDAILEGMAWLDLDFDEGPFYQMQRMDRYREVLKEMQEAGLVYPCYMSTEELDALRERQREAGEKPRYDGTWRPEPGKVLPEPPAGVKPVLRFRNPLSGIVAWDDAVKGRIEISNEELDDLVIARPDGTPTYNFCVVVDDLDMRITHVIRGDDHVNNTPRQINILRALGGEPPVYAHLPTVLNEQGEKMSKRHGAMSVVGYRDAGYLPEAVVNYLARLGWSHGDAEIFTREQFIEWFDLEHLGKSPAQYDHDKLNWLNAHYIKEADNARLADLAKPFFAELGIDAATLAQGPDLTAVVGLMKDRASTVKEIAQNAAMFYLTPAPDADSLAQHVTDAVRPALADLAAALKSVEWTKEAIAATLKATLGAHKLKMPQLAMPVRLLVAGTTHTPSIDSVLMLFGRDVVVDRIERALG; the protein is encoded by the coding sequence ATGACCACCTCCGTTCGTACCCGTTTCGCACCGAGTCCCACCGGCTTCATCCACCTCGGCAATATTCGCTCCGCGCTGTATCCGTGGGCGTTCGCGCGCAAGATGAAGGGGACTTTCGTGCTGCGGGTCGAGGACACCGACGTCGAGCGCTCAACGAGCGAATCCGTTGACGCGATTCTCGAAGGCATGGCATGGCTCGACCTCGATTTCGACGAAGGTCCGTTCTACCAGATGCAGCGCATGGACCGTTACCGCGAAGTGCTGAAGGAGATGCAGGAGGCCGGGCTCGTCTATCCGTGCTACATGTCGACGGAGGAGCTCGATGCACTGCGCGAGCGTCAGCGTGAAGCGGGCGAAAAGCCGCGCTACGACGGCACGTGGCGCCCGGAGCCGGGCAAGGTGCTGCCGGAGCCGCCAGCGGGCGTAAAGCCGGTGCTGCGCTTTCGTAACCCGCTGAGCGGCATCGTTGCGTGGGACGACGCGGTGAAAGGGCGCATCGAAATCTCGAACGAAGAGCTCGACGATCTGGTGATCGCGCGCCCGGACGGTACGCCGACGTATAACTTCTGCGTCGTCGTCGACGACCTCGACATGCGCATCACTCATGTGATCCGCGGCGATGATCACGTGAACAACACGCCACGCCAGATCAACATCCTGCGAGCGCTCGGCGGCGAACCGCCCGTCTACGCTCACCTGCCGACCGTGCTGAACGAGCAGGGCGAAAAGATGAGTAAGCGTCACGGCGCGATGAGCGTGGTGGGCTATCGCGATGCCGGCTACCTGCCGGAAGCGGTGGTCAACTACCTGGCACGCCTTGGCTGGTCTCATGGCGACGCGGAGATTTTCACGCGCGAACAGTTCATCGAATGGTTCGATCTCGAACACCTCGGCAAGTCGCCGGCGCAGTATGACCACGACAAGCTGAACTGGCTCAACGCGCACTACATCAAGGAAGCCGATAACGCGCGCCTCGCCGACCTGGCGAAGCCGTTCTTCGCGGAACTTGGTATCGATGCGGCCACGCTTGCGCAAGGGCCGGATCTGACGGCCGTAGTGGGTCTGATGAAAGATCGCGCGTCTACGGTAAAGGAGATCGCACAGAACGCCGCGATGTTTTATCTCACGCCGGCGCCCGATGCCGATTCGCTCGCACAGCATGTGACCGATGCCGTCCGCCCCGCACTCGCCGACCTGGCCGCCGCGCTGAAGAGCGTCGAATGGACGAAGGAGGCTATCGCCGCTACGCTGAAGGCCACGCTCGGTGCCCACAAGCTGAAGATGCCGCAACTCGCGATGCCTGTTCGTCTGCTGGTTGCGGGTACCACGCATACGCCGTCGATCGATAGCGTGCTGATGTTGTTTGGGCGTGATGTCGTCGTCGATCGTATTGAACGAGCGCTGGGCTAA
- a CDS encoding patatin-like phospholipase family protein: protein MKPSSPRDTARLGRRHFSLAAASAVLAACTTTGGKLDSAPITSTPTVPPTAPEKAQKPMRVALALGGGAARGFAHIGVIKALEARNIQIDLVAGTSAGSVVGALYASGMNGFALNKLALSMDEASISDWAMPFRTRGLLQGVALQNYLNTTLNNRPIEKMVKPLGVVATDLQTGQPILFQRGNTGIAVRASCSVPSIFEPVKIGGHEYVDGGLVSPVPASSARRMGADFVIAVDISQRPETGLTSSSFDVLMQTFTIMGQTIKAYELDKYADIVIRPNLAAMSGSDFSQRNAAILAGEEAVAKMMPELQRKLAARRLAA from the coding sequence TTGAAACCCTCATCCCCGCGCGATACCGCCCGTTTGGGGCGCCGCCATTTTTCGCTGGCAGCCGCATCGGCGGTGCTCGCCGCCTGTACCACGACCGGCGGCAAACTCGATAGCGCACCGATCACCTCCACGCCCACCGTCCCGCCCACCGCGCCTGAAAAAGCTCAGAAGCCCATGCGTGTCGCACTCGCACTCGGCGGCGGTGCCGCGCGCGGCTTCGCGCACATCGGCGTGATCAAGGCGCTCGAGGCGCGCAATATCCAGATCGACCTGGTGGCCGGCACGAGCGCCGGCTCGGTGGTCGGCGCACTGTACGCGTCGGGCATGAATGGCTTCGCGTTGAACAAGCTCGCGCTCAGCATGGACGAAGCGTCGATCAGCGACTGGGCCATGCCGTTTCGCACACGCGGCCTGCTGCAAGGCGTCGCGCTGCAAAACTATCTGAACACGACGCTGAACAATCGTCCGATCGAAAAGATGGTCAAGCCGCTCGGCGTCGTCGCAACCGATCTCCAGACGGGCCAGCCGATTCTGTTCCAGCGCGGCAACACCGGCATCGCGGTGCGCGCGTCGTGCAGCGTACCGTCGATTTTCGAGCCGGTGAAAATCGGCGGCCACGAGTATGTGGATGGCGGGCTGGTGAGTCCGGTGCCGGCATCGTCCGCGCGCCGCATGGGCGCCGACTTCGTGATCGCCGTCGATATTTCGCAGCGCCCGGAAACCGGCCTGACCAGCAGTTCGTTCGACGTACTGATGCAGACCTTCACGATCATGGGCCAGACGATCAAGGCCTACGAACTCGATAAATATGCGGATATCGTGATCCGCCCGAACCTCGCGGCGATGAGCGGCAGCGATTTCTCGCAGCGTAACGCGGCGATTCTCGCGGGCGAGGAAGCGGTCGCGAAGATGATGCCGGAGCTGCAGCGCAAGCTCGCGGCGCGTCGGCTGGCGGCCTGA
- a CDS encoding C40 family peptidase — translation MQHRNLTQACTRVVAGMFIGVLMAATPGAFADEVSSFNQTVSYSTNSGSDALSLSTPQAPVADSGSARSFLSGMAGKAGDVVVGALNMIGVRYRWGGNTPDSGLDCSGFVRYVFQDTLGLALPRRAEEMSRMGEKVRVSDLKPGDLVFFNTMRRTFSHVGIYIGDNKFVHSPSTGSTIRVDDMDDGYWEKRFTGARRLETSYQGDQGDDLRKRVNASIGGNN, via the coding sequence ATGCAGCACAGAAACCTAACCCAGGCTTGTACGCGCGTCGTCGCCGGGATGTTCATTGGCGTCTTGATGGCAGCAACTCCCGGCGCATTCGCCGACGAAGTAAGCAGTTTCAATCAGACCGTCTCCTATTCGACCAACTCCGGGTCGGATGCTCTCTCCCTCTCCACTCCTCAAGCACCCGTTGCCGATAGCGGCAGCGCCAGGTCGTTTCTTTCCGGCATGGCCGGCAAGGCGGGCGATGTGGTGGTCGGCGCGCTGAACATGATCGGCGTTCGCTACCGTTGGGGCGGCAATACGCCCGATTCGGGACTCGATTGCAGCGGATTCGTGCGCTATGTGTTCCAGGACACGCTCGGCCTCGCGCTGCCGCGCCGCGCCGAGGAAATGAGCCGAATGGGCGAGAAGGTGCGCGTAAGCGACCTGAAGCCGGGCGATCTGGTGTTCTTCAATACGATGCGCCGTACGTTCTCGCATGTCGGCATCTATATCGGCGACAACAAGTTCGTGCATTCGCCGTCCACCGGCAGCACGATCCGCGTCGACGACATGGATGACGGCTACTGGGAAAAACGCTTCACCGGCGCACGCCGGCTCGAGACTTCGTACCAGGGCGATCAGGGTGACGATCTGCGCAAGCGCGTGAACGCGTCGATCGGCGGAAATAACTGA
- a CDS encoding ABC transporter ATP-binding protein — translation MSAAPQNNPVSTDTPLLELDHLRVAFGDTVAVNDVSLAIARGERVALVGESGSGKSVTALSVLRLLTDAQVSGAIRFDGEDLLAKSERAMRGLRGSDIAMIFQEPMTALNPLYTIGDQIAETIVTHDGVSANEAAKRAVELLARTGIAEPGKRVNSYPHQLSGGQRQRAMIAMALACRPRLLVADEPTTALDVTIRAQIVELLLELQRDEAQKRGMAVLLITHDLNLVRHFAQRVAVMEQGVLVETGPVEQVFDAPRHPYTQRLLASRPQRAVLPVLPIAPVLLEARDVSVDFRTKLPGLQGWFKSGHFRAVEQANVSVRQGETLGIVGESGSGKSTLAMALLGLQRTAHGAIEFQGRALGSYRGAEKTALRSNMQVVFQDPFSSLSPRQTIERIVGEGLALHRPQMTPQARRDKVVSVLREVGIDRTALYRYPHEFSGGQRQRIAIARALVLEPRVLILDEPTSALDVSIQQQVLKLLAGLQQKYNLGFVFISHDLEVIGAMAHRVVVMQNGAIVEAGNVEKIFATPSHPYTQKLLKAALDR, via the coding sequence ATGAGCGCGGCACCGCAAAACAATCCGGTATCGACGGATACGCCGCTGCTTGAACTCGACCATCTGCGCGTCGCGTTCGGCGACACGGTCGCGGTGAACGACGTGTCGCTCGCGATCGCGCGCGGCGAGCGAGTCGCGCTGGTCGGTGAATCGGGATCGGGCAAGAGCGTGACCGCACTGTCGGTATTGCGTCTGTTGACCGATGCGCAGGTGAGTGGGGCGATCCGCTTCGACGGCGAAGATCTGCTCGCGAAAAGCGAGCGCGCGATGCGCGGCCTGCGCGGCTCCGACATCGCGATGATCTTCCAGGAGCCGATGACCGCGCTCAATCCGCTCTATACGATCGGCGACCAGATCGCGGAGACGATCGTCACGCACGATGGCGTGAGCGCGAACGAGGCCGCGAAGCGCGCGGTCGAGCTGCTCGCGCGTACCGGTATCGCCGAGCCGGGCAAGCGCGTGAACAGCTACCCGCATCAACTGTCGGGCGGCCAGCGGCAACGCGCGATGATCGCGATGGCGCTCGCGTGCCGGCCGCGTCTGCTGGTCGCCGACGAGCCCACCACCGCGCTCGACGTGACGATCCGCGCGCAGATCGTCGAGTTGCTGCTCGAACTGCAGCGCGACGAGGCGCAAAAGCGTGGCATGGCCGTGCTGCTGATTACGCACGACCTGAATCTGGTGCGCCATTTCGCGCAGCGCGTCGCGGTGATGGAGCAGGGCGTGCTGGTCGAAACCGGGCCGGTCGAGCAGGTGTTCGACGCACCTCGGCATCCGTACACGCAGCGGCTGCTTGCGAGCCGGCCGCAGCGCGCGGTGCTGCCGGTGTTGCCGATTGCACCGGTGCTACTCGAAGCGCGCGACGTGTCGGTCGATTTCAGGACCAAACTGCCGGGTCTGCAAGGCTGGTTTAAATCCGGGCATTTCCGTGCGGTCGAGCAGGCGAACGTGTCGGTGCGTCAGGGCGAGACGCTCGGGATCGTCGGCGAGTCGGGATCGGGCAAGTCGACGCTCGCGATGGCGCTGCTCGGCTTGCAACGCACCGCGCACGGCGCGATCGAGTTTCAGGGCAGGGCGCTCGGCAGCTATCGGGGCGCCGAAAAAACTGCCTTACGGTCGAATATGCAGGTTGTCTTTCAGGATCCGTTCAGTTCGCTTTCGCCGCGTCAGACGATCGAGCGGATCGTCGGTGAGGGACTCGCGCTGCATCGTCCGCAAATGACGCCGCAGGCGCGCCGCGACAAGGTGGTCTCGGTGCTGCGTGAGGTCGGCATTGACCGCACGGCGCTGTATCGCTATCCGCACGAATTTTCGGGCGGTCAGCGGCAGCGTATCGCGATCGCACGCGCGCTGGTGCTCGAGCCGCGCGTGCTGATCCTCGATGAGCCGACCAGCGCGCTCGATGTGTCGATCCAGCAGCAGGTGCTGAAACTACTCGCCGGTTTGCAGCAGAAATACAATCTCGGCTTCGTGTTTATCAGCCACGATCTGGAGGTCATCGGAGCGATGGCGCACCGTGTTGTGGTGATGCAAAACGGAGCTATCGTCGAAGCCGGGAATGTCGAGAAAATTTTTGCGACGCCGTCCCATCCTTACACGCAAAAGCTACTGAAAGCAGCGCTTGACCGTTGA
- a CDS encoding ABC transporter permease — MNRARLSTDAAARTEPARALVSPTPARRVWQRFRQQRLGYWSLIIFVVAFAASLAAPLWSNDKPLVVRYDGHLYFPMFKTYAETTFGGDFPTPADYLDPYIKHRFDAPGNFALYPPNRYYYDTLNYFSKVPNPAPPSRDNWLGTDDRGRDLFARLLYGFRVSVEFGLVLTLIGTVLGIAAGAVQGYFGGRTDIIGQRLIEIWAAMPELYLLIIFSAIFEPGFILLIVLLSLFGWIGLSDYVRAEFLRNRQQDYVRAARAMGLSNWQIMWRHVLPNSLTPVITFLPFRMSGSILALTSLDFLGLGVPPPTPSLGELLAQGKANLDAWWISMSTFGVLVAMLLLLTFMGDALRNALDTRISDAMRAGGNQ, encoded by the coding sequence ATGAATCGAGCCCGTCTTTCCACCGATGCGGCGGCGCGCACCGAACCCGCGCGCGCACTGGTGTCGCCGACGCCCGCGCGGCGCGTGTGGCAGCGTTTTCGCCAGCAGCGTCTGGGTTACTGGAGTCTGATCATTTTCGTCGTCGCGTTCGCGGCGAGCCTCGCCGCGCCGTTGTGGTCGAACGACAAGCCGCTGGTGGTGCGCTACGACGGCCACCTGTATTTTCCGATGTTCAAGACCTATGCGGAGACCACGTTCGGCGGTGACTTCCCGACGCCGGCCGATTATCTCGATCCGTATATCAAGCATCGTTTCGACGCGCCGGGTAACTTCGCGCTGTATCCGCCGAACCGCTACTACTACGACACGCTCAATTACTTTTCGAAAGTGCCGAACCCGGCACCGCCGTCCCGCGATAACTGGCTCGGCACCGACGACCGCGGCCGCGATCTGTTCGCGCGTCTGCTCTACGGCTTTCGGGTATCGGTGGAGTTCGGGCTGGTGCTGACGTTGATCGGCACAGTACTCGGCATCGCCGCCGGAGCGGTGCAAGGTTATTTCGGCGGACGCACCGACATCATCGGGCAGCGCCTGATCGAAATCTGGGCCGCGATGCCCGAGCTGTATCTGCTGATCATCTTCTCCGCGATCTTCGAGCCGGGCTTCATCCTGCTGATCGTGCTGCTGTCGCTGTTCGGCTGGATCGGGCTGTCCGATTACGTGCGCGCGGAGTTTCTGCGCAACCGCCAGCAGGACTACGTGCGCGCGGCGCGCGCGATGGGGCTGTCGAACTGGCAGATCATGTGGCGCCACGTGCTGCCGAACAGCCTGACACCGGTCATCACGTTTCTGCCGTTCCGGATGAGCGGCTCGATTCTCGCACTGACGAGCCTCGACTTCCTGGGCCTCGGCGTACCGCCGCCGACGCCGAGCCTCGGTGAACTGCTCGCGCAGGGCAAGGCGAATCTCGACGCATGGTGGATTTCGATGTCGACCTTCGGCGTGCTGGTGGCGATGCTGCTGTTGCTCACGTTCATGGGCGACGCGCTGCGCAATGCGCTCGACACGCGTATCTCCGATGCGATGCGCGCGGGAGGCAATCAATGA
- a CDS encoding microcin C ABC transporter permease YejB: MWSYILKRLLLMIPTLLGVLTLTFVVIQFVPGGPVEQMQHELRKGAESASPFGLRAHSGVDAQQLAQLKQLYGFDKPPLERYVLMLKRFATFDLGQSYFRHQSVWSLIVSKLPVSISIGLWTFFLTYLISVPLGIAKAVRNGSHFDIATSLIVLIGYAIPGFVLGVLLLVLFGGGTFLQLFPLRNLTSDNWDQLSMVGKVLDYLWHITLPVTASVVGSFAVVTMLTKNAFLDEIRKQYVLTARAKGLSEKRVLWKHVFRNALLPLIVGFPAAFIGAFFTGSLLIETLFSLDGLGLLSYESVMRRDYPVVLGTLYVFTLIGLVTKLISDLCYVWVDPRIQFEQLER; this comes from the coding sequence ATGTGGAGCTACATCCTCAAACGCCTGTTGCTGATGATCCCGACCTTGCTCGGCGTGCTGACGTTGACCTTCGTCGTGATCCAGTTCGTGCCGGGCGGACCCGTCGAGCAGATGCAGCACGAATTGCGCAAGGGCGCGGAGAGCGCATCGCCGTTCGGGCTGCGCGCGCATAGCGGCGTCGACGCGCAACAGCTCGCGCAACTGAAGCAGCTATACGGTTTCGATAAACCGCCGCTCGAACGTTATGTGCTGATGCTCAAGCGCTTTGCGACCTTCGATCTCGGGCAGAGCTATTTCCGCCATCAAAGCGTGTGGTCGCTGATCGTATCGAAGCTGCCGGTGTCGATCAGCATTGGGTTGTGGACGTTCTTTCTGACCTATCTGATATCGGTGCCGCTCGGTATCGCGAAGGCGGTGCGCAACGGTTCGCACTTCGATATCGCGACGAGCCTCATCGTGCTGATCGGCTATGCGATTCCGGGCTTCGTGCTCGGCGTGCTGCTGCTCGTGCTGTTCGGCGGCGGCACGTTCCTGCAGCTCTTTCCGCTGCGCAATCTCACTTCGGACAACTGGGACCAGTTGAGCATGGTCGGCAAGGTGCTCGACTATCTGTGGCACATCACGTTGCCGGTCACCGCGTCGGTGGTCGGCAGCTTCGCGGTCGTTACGATGCTGACCAAGAACGCGTTTCTCGACGAGATCCGCAAGCAATACGTGCTGACCGCGCGCGCGAAGGGTTTATCGGAAAAGCGCGTGTTGTGGAAGCACGTATTTCGCAATGCGTTGCTGCCGCTGATCGTCGGCTTTCCGGCCGCGTTCATCGGTGCATTCTTCACCGGCAGCCTGCTGATCGAAACGTTGTTTTCGCTCGACGGGCTCGGGCTGCTGTCGTATGAGTCGGTGATGCGGCGCGACTACCCGGTCGTGCTCGGCACGTTGTACGTGTTCACGCTGATCGGTCTCGTGACCAAGCTGATCTCCGATCTCTGCTACGTGTGGGTCGATCCCCGCATCCAATTCGAACAACTGGAGCGCTGA
- a CDS encoding extracellular solute-binding protein, with amino-acid sequence MTTGSRRVQTPAVRRHSVIHGPLRIAFAFALAFISLFATSPAQAVHAIAQYGEPKYPADFRHFDYVNPDAPKGGTLVLANPSRLTSFDKFNPFTLRGNAAPGLELMFESLTTGSADEVASAYGLLADDIIVAPDGLSVTFHINPRARFSNGDPVTADDVKFSLDTLKSPQAAPQYASIFGEIQRAVVVDPHTVRFEFHDRNRELPLLAGSMPVFSRKWGMKPDGSRIPFDQLAFEKPIGSGPYLIDSYDNGRTITFKRDPNYWGADLPVRVGMNNFDRIVYKLYADATARLEAFKAGEYDALVEYIARNWVRRDVGKRFDSGELIKRVFPQHNGTGMQGFILNTRRPLFQDVRVRKALDLALDFQWLNRQLFFNQYTRIDSFFANTEWQAKGLPSPGELALLEPWRDKLNPAVFGPMPTQPDTDPPGSLRVNLLQARDLLQQAGWVYRDGALRNAKGEPFQFEILDDSGSAASMEPIVATFTRNLQKLGITATFRVADYAVYQKRLDAFDFDVTTIRMPDVQVPGSEQINRFGSKAADTTGSDNVIGVKSLAIDAVLDALVHAQTREQLTDAAHALDRLLMHGYYVVPHWYSATHRVAFKRGLAWPKTLPLYYGAEGWITSMWWYENPQAHAQTPPAAATPSKP; translated from the coding sequence ATGACAACTGGCTCGCGACGGGTTCAAACGCCTGCTGTACGTCGACACAGCGTGATCCACGGACCCTTGCGCATCGCATTTGCCTTCGCGCTGGCCTTTATCAGTCTGTTCGCCACGTCGCCGGCGCAAGCAGTCCATGCGATCGCGCAATACGGCGAGCCGAAATATCCGGCGGACTTCAGGCACTTCGACTACGTGAACCCCGATGCGCCGAAAGGCGGCACGCTGGTGCTCGCGAACCCAAGCCGTCTGACGAGCTTCGACAAGTTCAATCCGTTCACGCTGCGCGGCAACGCGGCGCCGGGCCTCGAATTGATGTTCGAGAGTCTGACGACCGGCAGCGCCGACGAAGTCGCATCCGCGTACGGGCTGCTCGCCGACGACATCATCGTCGCGCCCGATGGTCTGTCGGTCACGTTCCATATCAATCCGCGCGCGCGCTTTTCGAACGGCGATCCTGTCACCGCCGACGACGTCAAGTTCTCGCTCGATACGCTGAAAAGCCCGCAGGCCGCGCCGCAATACGCATCGATCTTCGGCGAGATCCAGCGCGCGGTGGTGGTCGACCCGCACACGGTGCGCTTCGAATTCCACGATCGCAATCGCGAGTTGCCGCTGCTCGCCGGCAGCATGCCGGTGTTCTCGCGCAAGTGGGGAATGAAGCCGGACGGCAGCCGTATCCCGTTCGACCAGCTCGCGTTCGAAAAGCCGATCGGCAGCGGTCCGTATCTGATCGACAGCTACGACAACGGCCGCACGATCACCTTTAAACGCGATCCGAACTACTGGGGCGCCGATTTGCCGGTGCGCGTCGGCATGAACAACTTCGATCGCATCGTCTACAAGCTGTACGCCGACGCGACCGCGCGGCTCGAAGCGTTCAAGGCCGGCGAGTACGACGCGCTCGTCGAATACATCGCGCGCAACTGGGTGCGGCGCGACGTCGGCAAGCGCTTCGACAGCGGTGAGCTGATCAAGCGCGTATTCCCGCAGCACAACGGCACCGGCATGCAGGGCTTCATCCTGAATACGCGCCGGCCGCTGTTTCAGGACGTGCGCGTGCGCAAAGCGCTCGATCTCGCACTCGATTTTCAATGGCTGAACCGGCAGCTGTTCTTCAATCAGTACACGCGCATCGACAGTTTTTTCGCCAACACCGAATGGCAGGCGAAAGGGCTGCCGTCGCCGGGTGAACTCGCGCTGCTCGAACCGTGGCGCGACAAGCTGAACCCCGCCGTATTCGGACCGATGCCGACGCAGCCCGACACCGATCCGCCCGGCTCGCTGCGTGTCAATCTGCTGCAGGCGCGCGATCTGTTGCAGCAGGCCGGCTGGGTGTATCGCGACGGTGCGTTGCGTAACGCGAAGGGCGAGCCGTTCCAGTTCGAGATCCTCGACGATTCGGGTTCGGCCGCGTCGATGGAGCCGATCGTTGCGACCTTCACGCGCAATTTGCAGAAGCTCGGCATTACCGCGACGTTTCGCGTGGCCGATTACGCGGTCTATCAGAAGCGTCTTGACGCATTCGATTTCGATGTGACGACGATCCGCATGCCGGATGTGCAGGTGCCGGGCTCGGAGCAGATCAACCGCTTCGGCAGCAAGGCCGCCGATACGACCGGCTCGGACAATGTGATCGGCGTGAAGTCGCTGGCGATCGACGCCGTGCTCGACGCGCTCGTGCACGCGCAAACACGCGAGCAACTGACCGACGCGGCGCACGCGCTCGACCGTCTGCTGATGCATGGCTACTATGTGGTGCCGCACTGGTACAGTGCCACGCACCGGGTCGCGTTCAAGCGCGGTCTCGCATGGCCGAAGACGCTGCCGCTGTACTATGGCGCGGAAGGCTGGATCACGTCGATGTGGTGGTACGAGAACCCGCAAGCGCATGCGCAAACGCCGCCTGCGGCCGCCACGCCGTCGAAGCCGTAG
- a CDS encoding aspartate kinase, protein MALIVHKYGGTSMGSVERIKNVARRVAKWHKAGHKMVVVPSAMSGETNRLLGLAKEITTQPSPRELDMIAATGEQVSSGLLAIALQEAGVDAVSYAGWQVPVKTDSAFTKARISDIDGERVLRDLDAGKVVVITGFQGIDPDGNITTLGRGGSDTSAVAVAAALKADECLIYTDVDGVYTTDPRVVEEARRLDRITFEEMLEMASLGSKVLQIRSVEFAGKYQVKTRVLSSLTDPLMSLDEEMKSGTLITFEEDETMEKAVISGIAFQRDEARIAVMGVPDKPGIAYQILGPVADANIDVDMIIQNQSVEGKTAFTFTVGRGDYGRAMEILTGTVKAHVQAEQVLGDPKVSKVSVVGVGMRSHVGIASKMFRTLSEEGINIQMISTSEIKISVLIDEKYMELAVRALHKAFELDQA, encoded by the coding sequence ATGGCACTCATCGTACATAAATACGGCGGCACCTCGATGGGCTCGGTCGAGCGCATCAAGAACGTCGCCAGGCGCGTCGCGAAATGGCACAAGGCTGGCCACAAGATGGTCGTCGTGCCGTCGGCAATGTCCGGCGAAACCAATCGCCTGCTTGGCCTCGCGAAAGAAATCACGACCCAACCCAGCCCCCGCGAACTCGACATGATCGCCGCCACCGGCGAGCAGGTCAGCTCGGGTCTGCTCGCGATCGCGCTGCAGGAAGCGGGCGTCGACGCGGTCAGCTACGCAGGCTGGCAGGTGCCGGTCAAAACCGATAGCGCGTTCACGAAAGCGCGCATCAGCGACATCGATGGCGAGCGTGTGTTGCGCGACCTCGACGCGGGCAAGGTGGTCGTGATCACCGGCTTCCAGGGTATCGATCCGGACGGCAACATCACGACACTCGGCCGCGGCGGCTCGGATACGTCGGCGGTTGCAGTGGCGGCGGCGTTGAAGGCCGACGAGTGCCTGATCTATACGGACGTCGACGGTGTGTACACGACCGACCCGCGCGTTGTCGAAGAAGCGCGCCGGCTCGATCGCATAACGTTTGAAGAAATGCTGGAAATGGCCAGCCTGGGTTCGAAGGTGTTGCAGATCCGCTCGGTGGAATTCGCCGGCAAATATCAGGTGAAGACACGCGTTCTGTCGAGTCTGACTGATCCGCTGATGTCGCTCGACGAAGAAATGAAGTCGGGCACCCTGATTACTTTTGAAGAAGACGAGACCATGGAAAAAGCTGTCATCTCGGGCATCGCGTTTCAGCGCGATGAAGCGCGTATCGCCGTGATGGGTGTACCCGACAAGCCGGGCATCGCGTATCAGATTCTCGGCCCGGTGGCGGACGCGAATATCGATGTCGACATGATCATCCAGAACCAGAGCGTCGAAGGTAAAACGGCGTTCACGTTCACGGTTGGTCGCGGCGACTATGGGCGCGCAATGGAAATCCTGACCGGCACCGTGAAGGCACATGTGCAGGCCGAGCAGGTGCTGGGTGATCCGAAGGTGTCGAAGGTGTCGGTGGTTGGCGTTGGCATGCGCTCGCACGTCGGCATCGCGAGCAAGATGTTCCGCACGCTGTCGGAAGAGGGCATCAACATCCAGATGATCTCCACGTCCGAAATCAAGATTTCGGTGCTGATCGACGAGAAGTACATGGAGCTCGCAGTGCGCGCGCTGCATAAGGCATTCGAACTGGATCAGGCGTAA